A DNA window from Zingiber officinale cultivar Zhangliang chromosome 3A, Zo_v1.1, whole genome shotgun sequence contains the following coding sequences:
- the LOC122052927 gene encoding protein ROLLING AND ERECT LEAF 2-like: protein MGCTQSAIENEDSVMRCKNRKHYLRDAVASRNAFAAAQAAYTVTLKNTGAALSDFGKSELNDVAPSHSHNFATGAAYSSSASAVGIKAPVETLPPPPPPPPADSSVAAASLQRAASMPADVKVPKSKKKLHSKIPTDAAIDEEDEGERADDDRSTTGSSSPSPPPRLHPQFHPRSQEARPPPETSGTWDFFFSVDENMMSPTLSQPEDETTWPQKRKVEQDKTVKVKTTPPPRSDEVHHQETPLTPTKLVNEQPPSPSKSVKKVIKHSAAVEQQPVASAGATEAKKSRTMPTSVNLLQILIELDDHFLRASESAHEVTKMLETPRLHYHSNFADNRGHIDHSAILMRVITWNRSFKGISQAESAQDDFVSDELETHATILDKMLAWEKKLYDEVRAGEFMKIEYKKKLVMLNKLEKRGINSTTLGRTKSAVSHLQTRYIVDMQSMDATVSEINHLRDDHLYIKLVELVNGMARMWEKMCSHHRSQLKLIKDIRTIDIQLPLRETSQQHHKRTVELRNIVGEWDLQLQKLIDHQKDYIKFLNSWLNLNIIPLENSGKETSYPRRQPDPPIKVLLHDWQDQLENLPLNRAKIAIGSFSASLHAVVLCQIEELNLKLKWDDARRDHERRKREFEEWNLKYMQKMAEATGASNGDRKEGTYEQDNITERRLAVENADIKLKGAEEAYRKQCKMVRDKSLATLKTHLPDLFRVMSDFSYSCSAMYNNLSSITGSHNPAKDS from the exons ATGGGTTGCACGCAATCGGCGATCGAGAACGAGGATTCCGTCATGCGATGCAAGAATCGCAAGCACTACCTGCGCGATGCGGTCGCTTCCCGCAACGCCTTCGCCGCTGCGCAAGCCGCCTACACCGTCACCCTCAAGAACACCGGGGCCGCTCTCTCCGATTTCGGTAAGAGCGAGCTCAACGACGTAGCTCCATCCCACTCCCACAATTTTGCCACCGGCGCCGCCTACTCATCCTCTGCCTCAGCCGTCGGAATAAAGGCGCCCGTGGAGACCCTCCCTCCGCCCCCGCCTCCTCCTCCGGCTGACTCCTCCGTCGCCGCTGCCTCTCTGCAGAGAGCCGCCAGTATGCCTGCCGACGTTAAGGTACCTAAATCCAAAAAGAAGCTGCATAGCAAAATTCCGACGGATGCCGCGATTGACGAAGAGGACGAAGGCGAGCGCGCTGATGATGATCGTTCAACTACCGGGAGCTCGTCCCCTTCTCCGCCGCCTCGCCTTCATCCTCAATTCCATCCTCGGTCTCAGGAAGCCCGCCCACCTCCTGAGACCTCCGGGACGTGGGACTTTTTCTTCAGTGTGGACGAGAATATGATGTCGCCCACCCTTAGCCAACCTGAAGATGAGACCACTTGGCCCCAAAAAAGAAAGGTGGAGCAGGACAAAACGGTAAAGGTTAAGACGACGCCGCCACCTAGATCTGATGAAGTTCATCACCAGGAAACACCGCTCACGCCCACAAAACTGGTGAACGAGCAACCTCCGTCACCATCCAAATCGGTCAAGAAGGTCATTAAGCATAGCGCTGCTGTGGAGCAACAGCCTGTTGCATCCGCTGGAGCAACTGAAGCCAAGAAGAGCAGAACCATGCCAACTAGTGTAAATCTGCTTCAGATTTTGATTGAATTGGATGACCATTTCCTGAGGGCGTCCGAGAGTGCTCATGAAGTCACAAAGATGCTTGAGACACCTCGTCTGCATTACCATTCTAATTTTGCTGACAATAGAG GACACATCGATCATTCAGCAATACTCATGCGAGTTATTACATGGAACCGTTCATTTAAGGGCATTTCTCAAGCAGAAAGTGCACAAGATGACTTTGTTAGTGATGAATTGGAAACACATGCAACCATTCTGGACAAGATGCTTGCGTGGGAGAAAAAGCTTTATGATGAAGTTAGA GCTGGTGAATTTATGAAAATTGAGTATAAGAAAAAGTTGGTTATGCTGAACAAGCTAGAGAAACGTGGCATTAACTCAACAACATTGGGAAGAACCAAGTCAGCTGTAAGCCATTTGCAAACAAGATATATAGTTGATATGCAGTCAATGGATGCAACAGTTTCAGAAATTAATCATCTTCGTGATGATCACCTATATATCAAGCTAGTGGAACTTGTTAATGG AATGGCTAGGATGTGGGAGAAAATGTGCTCGCATCATCGCAGCCAGCTTAAATTGATAAAGGACATCAGAACCATTGACATTCAACTTCCTCTGAGGGAGACGAGTCAACAACATCATAAACGAACTGTTGAGCTTAGAAATATAGTAGGAGAATGGGATTTACAGTTACAAAAACTCATCGATCATCAGAAAGACTATATCAAATTCCTGAACAGTTGGTTGAATTTGAACATTATCCCACTTGAGAACAGTGGGAAGGAGACAAGTTATCCACGGAGGCAACCTGACCCCCCTATCAAGGTCCTGCTACATGATTGGCAAGACCAGTTAGAGAATCTTCCACTGAACCGTGCTAAGATTGCCATAGGTAGCTTCTCAGCATCGTTGCATGCAGTTGTTCTGTGTCAAATTGAAGAGCTAAACTTGAAGTTGAAGTGGGATGATGCCCGGCGGGATCATGAGCGAAGAAAACGAGAATTTGAGGAATGGAATCTAAAGTACATGCAGAAGATGGCAGAGGCCACTGGAGCAAGCAATGGTGACAGAAAAGAGGGCACATATGAGCAGGATAATATCACTGAGAGGAGGCTTGCTGTAGAAAATGCAGATATCAAGCTGAAGGGTGCAGAAGAAGCCTATAGAAAGCAATGCAAGATGGTGAGGGACAAGTCTCTGGCGACTCTAAAAACACACCTACCAGATCTCTTTCGAGTTATGTCAGATTTCTCTTACTCGTGTTCGGCTATGTACAACAATCTTAGTTCCATTACTGGATCACATAACCCGGCAAAGGATAGTTGA
- the LOC122052928 gene encoding protein trichome birefringence-like 14 isoform X1, which yields MIIFFFLEHESHPTVSQRTCESAKLQYLGMKLGSLNGLKGKQLSLTLIIVFTTLLIWKWERIPHQDPFHQQQEQDFFPQVAKVKYVHEHPLAEEDFPDSDTSVHQTSETVVQALSDNPVGLTTSSKETEENKGFELQTVKIKTCNFAKGKWVADEGRPLYSGFECKQWLSESWSCRLTQREDFSYEKFRWKPEGCDMPGFEGSSFLRRMQDKTIALVGDSLGRQQFQSLMCMVTGGKERPDVEDVGLQYGFTMSPGDKRPNGWAYWFPSTNTTILYYWSATLCDIEPLNVSNPATSYAMHLDRPTLFLRQNLHKFDVLILNTGHHWNRGKLRANRWEMFVNGSPNTDRKLAAMGSAKDFAVHSVIKWLDSQLQHLPRLKAFYRSISPRHFFNGEWNSGGTCDNIRPLAGGSTVSQNAANNVAALSPVTGTRVVLLDITGLSQLRDESHISKYSSKGTPGIQDCLHWCLPGIPDTWNEVLAAQL from the exons atgataatttttttttttttggagcatGAATCACATCCTACAGTGAGTCAACGTACATGCGAATCTGCCAAACTGCAATATCTAG GTATGAAATTGGGAAGTCTGAATGGACTGAAAGGTAAGCAGCTTTCACTCACTCTCATCATCGTCTTCACAACATTACTTATTTGGAAATGGGAGAGAATTCCACACCAAGATCCTTTTCACCAACAACAGGAGCAGGATTTCTTTCCTCAAG TTGCTAAAGTGAAATATGTTCACGAGCATCCATTAGCAGAGGAAGACTTTCCAGATTCAGACACCTCTGTTCATCAGACTAGTGAAACAGTGGTTCAAGCTCTTAGTGATAATCCAGTAGGTTTGACAACATCAAGTAAAGAAACAGAAGAAAACAAGGGTTTTGAGTTGCAGActgtaaaaataaaaa CATGCAACTTTGCCAAGGGAAAATGGGTGGCAGACGAGGGCAGACCTTTATATTCTGGATTTGAATGTAAGCAATGGCTCTCTGAAAGTTGGTCATGCAGATTAACCCAGCGTGAAGATTTCTCCTATGAGAAATTCAGATGGAAACCAGAAGGTTGTGATATGCCAGGGTTTGAGGGCTCCAGCTTCTTGAGGAG GATGCAGGACAAAACAATTGCACTTGTAGGAGATTCATTGGGAAGACAACAATTTCAGTCACTAATGTGTATGGTCACTGGTGGTAAAGAAAGACCAGATGTCGAAGATGTTGGGCTACAGTATGGTTTTACCATGAGCCCGGGTGATAAACGGCCTAATGGATGGGCTTACTGGTTCCCAAGCACTAACACAaccatcttgtactattggtctGCGACGCTCTGTGATATTGAACCTCTAAATGTGTCAAACCCAGCTACTAGTTACGCGATGCACCTTGATCGGCCAACATTATTTTTAAGGCAAAATCTCCATAAATTTGACGTTCTGATACTGAACACCGGCCACCACTGGAACAGAGGGAAGCTTAGAGCTAATAGGTGGGAAATGTTTGTTAATGGATCACCTAACACTGATAGAAAACTTGCAGCCATGGGCAGTGCCAAAGACTTTGCTGTTCATAGTGTCATCAAGTGGTTAGATAGCCAGTTACAACACCTTCCAAGACTGAAAGCATTTTATAGATCAATTTCTCCCAGGCATTTTTTCAATGGAGAGTGGAATTCTGGTGGTACTTGTGATAATATTAGGCCTCTCGCTGGAGGGAGCACGGTATCGCAGAATGCTGCTAATAATGTTGCTGCCTTAAGCCCAGTCACCGGCACAAGGGTTGTGCTTTTGGATATCACTGGGTTATCCCAACTGAGGGATGAAAGCCATATATCCAAGTACAGTAGTAAAGGCACACCAGGTATTCAAGATTGTTTGCACTGGTGCCTGCCAGGTATACCTGATACATGGAATGAGGTCCTGGCTGCACAGCTTTAG
- the LOC122052928 gene encoding protein trichome birefringence-like 14 isoform X3, whose product MRICQTAISRLDAMVCAICYLRGMKLGSLNGLKGKQLSLTLIIVFTTLLIWKWERIPHQDPFHQQQEQDFFPQVAKVKYVHEHPLAEEDFPDSDTSVHQTSETVVQALSDNPVGLTTSSKETEENKGFELQTVKIKTCNFAKGKWVADEGRPLYSGFECKQWLSESWSCRLTQREDFSYEKFRWKPEGCDMPGFEGSSFLRRMQDKTIALVGDSLGRQQFQSLMCMVTGGKERPDVEDVGLQYGFTMSPGDKRPNGWAYWFPSTNTTILYYWSATLCDIEPLNVSNPATSYAMHLDRPTLFLRQNLHKFDVLILNTGHHWNRGKLRANRWEMFVNGSPNTDRKLAAMGSAKDFAVHSVIKWLDSQLQHLPRLKAFYRSISPRHFFNGEWNSGGTCDNIRPLAGGSTVSQNAANNVAALSPVTGTRVVLLDITGLSQLRDESHISKYSSKGTPGIQDCLHWCLPGIPDTWNEVLAAQL is encoded by the exons ATGCGAATCTGCCAAACTGCAATATCTAG GCTTGATGCTATGGTTTGTGCAATCTGCTACCTAAGAG GTATGAAATTGGGAAGTCTGAATGGACTGAAAGGTAAGCAGCTTTCACTCACTCTCATCATCGTCTTCACAACATTACTTATTTGGAAATGGGAGAGAATTCCACACCAAGATCCTTTTCACCAACAACAGGAGCAGGATTTCTTTCCTCAAG TTGCTAAAGTGAAATATGTTCACGAGCATCCATTAGCAGAGGAAGACTTTCCAGATTCAGACACCTCTGTTCATCAGACTAGTGAAACAGTGGTTCAAGCTCTTAGTGATAATCCAGTAGGTTTGACAACATCAAGTAAAGAAACAGAAGAAAACAAGGGTTTTGAGTTGCAGActgtaaaaataaaaa CATGCAACTTTGCCAAGGGAAAATGGGTGGCAGACGAGGGCAGACCTTTATATTCTGGATTTGAATGTAAGCAATGGCTCTCTGAAAGTTGGTCATGCAGATTAACCCAGCGTGAAGATTTCTCCTATGAGAAATTCAGATGGAAACCAGAAGGTTGTGATATGCCAGGGTTTGAGGGCTCCAGCTTCTTGAGGAG GATGCAGGACAAAACAATTGCACTTGTAGGAGATTCATTGGGAAGACAACAATTTCAGTCACTAATGTGTATGGTCACTGGTGGTAAAGAAAGACCAGATGTCGAAGATGTTGGGCTACAGTATGGTTTTACCATGAGCCCGGGTGATAAACGGCCTAATGGATGGGCTTACTGGTTCCCAAGCACTAACACAaccatcttgtactattggtctGCGACGCTCTGTGATATTGAACCTCTAAATGTGTCAAACCCAGCTACTAGTTACGCGATGCACCTTGATCGGCCAACATTATTTTTAAGGCAAAATCTCCATAAATTTGACGTTCTGATACTGAACACCGGCCACCACTGGAACAGAGGGAAGCTTAGAGCTAATAGGTGGGAAATGTTTGTTAATGGATCACCTAACACTGATAGAAAACTTGCAGCCATGGGCAGTGCCAAAGACTTTGCTGTTCATAGTGTCATCAAGTGGTTAGATAGCCAGTTACAACACCTTCCAAGACTGAAAGCATTTTATAGATCAATTTCTCCCAGGCATTTTTTCAATGGAGAGTGGAATTCTGGTGGTACTTGTGATAATATTAGGCCTCTCGCTGGAGGGAGCACGGTATCGCAGAATGCTGCTAATAATGTTGCTGCCTTAAGCCCAGTCACCGGCACAAGGGTTGTGCTTTTGGATATCACTGGGTTATCCCAACTGAGGGATGAAAGCCATATATCCAAGTACAGTAGTAAAGGCACACCAGGTATTCAAGATTGTTTGCACTGGTGCCTGCCAGGTATACCTGATACATGGAATGAGGTCCTGGCTGCACAGCTTTAG
- the LOC122052928 gene encoding protein trichome birefringence-like 14 isoform X4 codes for MKLGSLNGLKGKQLSLTLIIVFTTLLIWKWERIPHQDPFHQQQEQDFFPQVAKVKYVHEHPLAEEDFPDSDTSVHQTSETVVQALSDNPVGLTTSSKETEENKGFELQTVKIKTCNFAKGKWVADEGRPLYSGFECKQWLSESWSCRLTQREDFSYEKFRWKPEGCDMPGFEGSSFLRRMQDKTIALVGDSLGRQQFQSLMCMVTGGKERPDVEDVGLQYGFTMSPGDKRPNGWAYWFPSTNTTILYYWSATLCDIEPLNVSNPATSYAMHLDRPTLFLRQNLHKFDVLILNTGHHWNRGKLRANRWEMFVNGSPNTDRKLAAMGSAKDFAVHSVIKWLDSQLQHLPRLKAFYRSISPRHFFNGEWNSGGTCDNIRPLAGGSTVSQNAANNVAALSPVTGTRVVLLDITGLSQLRDESHISKYSSKGTPGIQDCLHWCLPGIPDTWNEVLAAQL; via the exons ATGAAATTGGGAAGTCTGAATGGACTGAAAGGTAAGCAGCTTTCACTCACTCTCATCATCGTCTTCACAACATTACTTATTTGGAAATGGGAGAGAATTCCACACCAAGATCCTTTTCACCAACAACAGGAGCAGGATTTCTTTCCTCAAG TTGCTAAAGTGAAATATGTTCACGAGCATCCATTAGCAGAGGAAGACTTTCCAGATTCAGACACCTCTGTTCATCAGACTAGTGAAACAGTGGTTCAAGCTCTTAGTGATAATCCAGTAGGTTTGACAACATCAAGTAAAGAAACAGAAGAAAACAAGGGTTTTGAGTTGCAGActgtaaaaataaaaa CATGCAACTTTGCCAAGGGAAAATGGGTGGCAGACGAGGGCAGACCTTTATATTCTGGATTTGAATGTAAGCAATGGCTCTCTGAAAGTTGGTCATGCAGATTAACCCAGCGTGAAGATTTCTCCTATGAGAAATTCAGATGGAAACCAGAAGGTTGTGATATGCCAGGGTTTGAGGGCTCCAGCTTCTTGAGGAG GATGCAGGACAAAACAATTGCACTTGTAGGAGATTCATTGGGAAGACAACAATTTCAGTCACTAATGTGTATGGTCACTGGTGGTAAAGAAAGACCAGATGTCGAAGATGTTGGGCTACAGTATGGTTTTACCATGAGCCCGGGTGATAAACGGCCTAATGGATGGGCTTACTGGTTCCCAAGCACTAACACAaccatcttgtactattggtctGCGACGCTCTGTGATATTGAACCTCTAAATGTGTCAAACCCAGCTACTAGTTACGCGATGCACCTTGATCGGCCAACATTATTTTTAAGGCAAAATCTCCATAAATTTGACGTTCTGATACTGAACACCGGCCACCACTGGAACAGAGGGAAGCTTAGAGCTAATAGGTGGGAAATGTTTGTTAATGGATCACCTAACACTGATAGAAAACTTGCAGCCATGGGCAGTGCCAAAGACTTTGCTGTTCATAGTGTCATCAAGTGGTTAGATAGCCAGTTACAACACCTTCCAAGACTGAAAGCATTTTATAGATCAATTTCTCCCAGGCATTTTTTCAATGGAGAGTGGAATTCTGGTGGTACTTGTGATAATATTAGGCCTCTCGCTGGAGGGAGCACGGTATCGCAGAATGCTGCTAATAATGTTGCTGCCTTAAGCCCAGTCACCGGCACAAGGGTTGTGCTTTTGGATATCACTGGGTTATCCCAACTGAGGGATGAAAGCCATATATCCAAGTACAGTAGTAAAGGCACACCAGGTATTCAAGATTGTTTGCACTGGTGCCTGCCAGGTATACCTGATACATGGAATGAGGTCCTGGCTGCACAGCTTTAG
- the LOC122052928 gene encoding protein trichome birefringence-like 14 isoform X2: MKNLLAFCIMVRLDAMVCAICYLRGMKLGSLNGLKGKQLSLTLIIVFTTLLIWKWERIPHQDPFHQQQEQDFFPQVAKVKYVHEHPLAEEDFPDSDTSVHQTSETVVQALSDNPVGLTTSSKETEENKGFELQTVKIKTCNFAKGKWVADEGRPLYSGFECKQWLSESWSCRLTQREDFSYEKFRWKPEGCDMPGFEGSSFLRRMQDKTIALVGDSLGRQQFQSLMCMVTGGKERPDVEDVGLQYGFTMSPGDKRPNGWAYWFPSTNTTILYYWSATLCDIEPLNVSNPATSYAMHLDRPTLFLRQNLHKFDVLILNTGHHWNRGKLRANRWEMFVNGSPNTDRKLAAMGSAKDFAVHSVIKWLDSQLQHLPRLKAFYRSISPRHFFNGEWNSGGTCDNIRPLAGGSTVSQNAANNVAALSPVTGTRVVLLDITGLSQLRDESHISKYSSKGTPGIQDCLHWCLPGIPDTWNEVLAAQL; this comes from the exons ATgaagaatttattagctttttGTATTATGGTTAGGCTTGATGCTATGGTTTGTGCAATCTGCTACCTAAGAG GTATGAAATTGGGAAGTCTGAATGGACTGAAAGGTAAGCAGCTTTCACTCACTCTCATCATCGTCTTCACAACATTACTTATTTGGAAATGGGAGAGAATTCCACACCAAGATCCTTTTCACCAACAACAGGAGCAGGATTTCTTTCCTCAAG TTGCTAAAGTGAAATATGTTCACGAGCATCCATTAGCAGAGGAAGACTTTCCAGATTCAGACACCTCTGTTCATCAGACTAGTGAAACAGTGGTTCAAGCTCTTAGTGATAATCCAGTAGGTTTGACAACATCAAGTAAAGAAACAGAAGAAAACAAGGGTTTTGAGTTGCAGActgtaaaaataaaaa CATGCAACTTTGCCAAGGGAAAATGGGTGGCAGACGAGGGCAGACCTTTATATTCTGGATTTGAATGTAAGCAATGGCTCTCTGAAAGTTGGTCATGCAGATTAACCCAGCGTGAAGATTTCTCCTATGAGAAATTCAGATGGAAACCAGAAGGTTGTGATATGCCAGGGTTTGAGGGCTCCAGCTTCTTGAGGAG GATGCAGGACAAAACAATTGCACTTGTAGGAGATTCATTGGGAAGACAACAATTTCAGTCACTAATGTGTATGGTCACTGGTGGTAAAGAAAGACCAGATGTCGAAGATGTTGGGCTACAGTATGGTTTTACCATGAGCCCGGGTGATAAACGGCCTAATGGATGGGCTTACTGGTTCCCAAGCACTAACACAaccatcttgtactattggtctGCGACGCTCTGTGATATTGAACCTCTAAATGTGTCAAACCCAGCTACTAGTTACGCGATGCACCTTGATCGGCCAACATTATTTTTAAGGCAAAATCTCCATAAATTTGACGTTCTGATACTGAACACCGGCCACCACTGGAACAGAGGGAAGCTTAGAGCTAATAGGTGGGAAATGTTTGTTAATGGATCACCTAACACTGATAGAAAACTTGCAGCCATGGGCAGTGCCAAAGACTTTGCTGTTCATAGTGTCATCAAGTGGTTAGATAGCCAGTTACAACACCTTCCAAGACTGAAAGCATTTTATAGATCAATTTCTCCCAGGCATTTTTTCAATGGAGAGTGGAATTCTGGTGGTACTTGTGATAATATTAGGCCTCTCGCTGGAGGGAGCACGGTATCGCAGAATGCTGCTAATAATGTTGCTGCCTTAAGCCCAGTCACCGGCACAAGGGTTGTGCTTTTGGATATCACTGGGTTATCCCAACTGAGGGATGAAAGCCATATATCCAAGTACAGTAGTAAAGGCACACCAGGTATTCAAGATTGTTTGCACTGGTGCCTGCCAGGTATACCTGATACATGGAATGAGGTCCTGGCTGCACAGCTTTAG